A part of Vibrio sp. B1FLJ16 genomic DNA contains:
- a CDS encoding methyl-accepting chemotaxis protein has product MAMSVRKKLYMSFGAILAIMLVMVTVITKEVFSSHAVAEEVRTDDVPETIQYLILNHEVGEMYRNALNSMIEVEGAQSRYQSGKKDFASAIEEVKKLETVGGEDYRNIEKIERYMEAFTQGFESQVLTNLGLASMDDNVAFLSKLYQTNIEPIESIIHAESSDGREGTREALLGLNDSFNSIENSIFVLSTVALITTAVIAYLLSNSITKRLSRLDELAQKVAAGDLTAAPIEDKSGDELANLASSLNKMQSSLTGLIGSISVVSEEVKSVSGDLSMVSQDMVSGARSQADKANLIATAAEELSLTISQVAEQGSSTFEQARKSEETAEQGRQVIVEMVSSIQQVSNQMADMSVQMNHLGEHGEKIGAVIKVIEGIAEQTNLLALNAAIEAARAGDLGRGFAVVADEVRALAERTTNATQEVGEIIQAIQVGTQDAVNYTQDGCRLVDIGVSQSSDAVDALEQIVSGAGDVQSMVNSIATAAEQQTAVTKEIASDITSISDISLRSLELANESSQSVEGLNRKVKELETLVGKFKLA; this is encoded by the coding sequence GTGGCTATGTCTGTGCGTAAAAAACTTTATATGAGTTTTGGTGCCATTTTGGCAATTATGTTGGTGATGGTGACCGTCATTACCAAAGAAGTGTTTAGTTCACATGCGGTCGCAGAAGAGGTAAGAACAGACGACGTTCCTGAAACGATCCAGTACTTAATTCTGAATCACGAAGTCGGCGAAATGTATCGCAATGCCCTGAACAGTATGATCGAGGTAGAAGGGGCTCAGAGTCGTTATCAGTCGGGTAAAAAAGACTTTGCATCAGCAATCGAAGAAGTTAAGAAACTAGAGACGGTTGGCGGAGAAGATTACCGCAACATAGAAAAAATAGAGCGCTACATGGAAGCCTTTACTCAAGGTTTTGAATCCCAGGTTCTGACTAACCTTGGCTTGGCGAGTATGGATGACAATGTGGCGTTCCTAAGTAAGTTGTATCAAACCAACATTGAACCTATCGAGTCAATTATTCACGCAGAATCATCGGATGGGCGCGAAGGTACACGTGAGGCTCTGTTAGGTCTGAATGACTCGTTTAACAGTATTGAAAACTCTATCTTTGTGCTAAGCACGGTTGCCTTAATTACTACGGCTGTAATCGCTTATTTACTGTCAAATTCCATCACCAAACGTTTAAGCAGATTGGATGAGCTGGCACAGAAGGTTGCTGCAGGTGATTTGACTGCTGCGCCAATTGAAGATAAGTCCGGCGATGAGTTGGCTAACCTTGCTTCTTCTCTAAATAAAATGCAGTCATCGCTTACCGGTCTGATCGGTTCGATTTCGGTGGTATCTGAAGAAGTTAAATCGGTATCCGGTGACTTATCTATGGTGAGTCAGGACATGGTATCCGGAGCTCGGAGCCAGGCAGATAAAGCAAATCTGATTGCGACAGCCGCAGAAGAGCTGAGCCTTACGATTTCGCAGGTTGCCGAGCAGGGTTCTTCTACCTTTGAACAGGCACGCAAATCAGAAGAGACCGCGGAGCAGGGACGCCAGGTCATTGTTGAAATGGTGAGCAGTATCCAGCAAGTATCTAATCAAATGGCGGATATGTCAGTACAGATGAACCATCTGGGCGAACATGGTGAGAAGATTGGCGCGGTCATTAAAGTGATTGAGGGGATTGCAGAACAGACAAACCTACTGGCGCTTAACGCGGCGATAGAAGCGGCTCGCGCTGGCGATCTTGGTCGTGGTTTTGCTGTGGTTGCTGATGAAGTGCGAGCACTGGCGGAACGCACTACCAATGCGACACAGGAAGTAGGGGAAATCATTCAGGCAATCCAAGTCGGTACGCAAGATGCGGTGAACTACACCCAGGATGGCTGTCGATTAGTTGATATCGGTGTGAGTCAAAGCTCTGATGCTGTCGACGCATTGGAGCAAATCGTATCCGGTGCGGGAGATGTGCAAAGCATGGTTAATTCCATCGCTACCGCAGCAGAGCAGCAAACTGCGGTAACCAAAGAAATTGCATCGGACATTACGTCTATCAGTGATATTTCTTTACGCTCACTAGAACTGGCGAATGAGAGCTCGCAGAGCGTTGAAGGTCTAAACCGCAAGGTTAAGGAACTGGAAACATTAGTAGGCAAGTTTAAGCTCGCCTAA
- a CDS encoding TIGR01621 family pseudouridine synthase produces MFNILHTHPDFLVINKHPNVSVHKDDGDTMLLQEVAKQSGDDQLYLIHRLDKMTSGMLLLGRNAKAASTLSQAFANRQVEKFYLAIGSKKPKKKQGLVVGDMERSRRSSWKLVNSKNNPAVTQFFSLAAEPGERLFLCKPHTGKTHQIRVALKSVGSGIVGDPIYNAGNDADRGYLHAFSLCFTYQDELFRFVCDPRDYKALGREWHSEEVSQGIDTWLNPWDLNWPTIK; encoded by the coding sequence ATGTTCAATATTTTACATACTCATCCAGATTTTTTGGTCATTAATAAACACCCAAACGTCTCAGTACATAAAGACGATGGTGACACCATGTTGCTGCAGGAAGTGGCGAAGCAAAGTGGTGATGATCAGCTCTATCTTATTCACCGTCTGGATAAGATGACTTCTGGTATGTTACTCCTGGGACGTAACGCCAAAGCCGCGAGTACATTGTCACAAGCCTTTGCGAATCGCCAAGTCGAAAAGTTCTACCTTGCAATTGGTTCCAAAAAGCCAAAGAAAAAACAGGGTCTGGTTGTCGGCGATATGGAGCGTTCTCGTCGCTCATCTTGGAAGCTGGTAAACAGCAAAAACAATCCTGCTGTGACTCAGTTCTTCTCTCTGGCCGCTGAACCGGGTGAGCGGTTGTTTCTGTGCAAGCCACATACTGGTAAAACGCACCAGATACGCGTGGCATTGAAGTCTGTTGGCTCGGGCATTGTTGGTGATCCGATTTATAATGCGGGTAATGATGCCGACCGGGGTTATCTGCACGCATTTTCCCTGTGCTTTACTTATCAGGATGAACTATTTCGTTTTGTTTGCGACCCGCGGGATTACAAAGCGCTTGGGAGAGAATGGCATTCCGAGGAGGTGTCGCAGGGCATTGATACCTGGCTAAATCCTTGGGATTTGAACTGGCCAACCATTAAATAA
- a CDS encoding class I SAM-dependent methyltransferase encodes MQASQLPLFFQHLETELTQAPNEIRRLFHGRGRRFEGLEQITCDWLQGQLIINLFREVDEEFLAELKSGLKTLAESPLWLDKQGRTMVLQHRYADGAPSEVLLGELDARPVVEESGLKYQLDIGRNQNFGLFLDMRYGRDWVRDNAQRKNVLNLFAYTCGFSVAAIAGGADKVVNVDMAKASLSKGRENHKLNDHNINQVSFLGHDIFKSWGKIKKSGQYDLIIIDPPSFQKGSFALTKDYKKILRRLPDLLAEGGQVLACVNSPSVTSDFLIESMQEEAPELTFRERLDNPPEFMDVDSESALKVLLFS; translated from the coding sequence ATGCAAGCATCACAACTTCCGCTGTTTTTTCAGCATTTAGAAACCGAACTCACTCAAGCTCCGAATGAGATTCGTCGATTGTTTCACGGTCGTGGTCGCCGTTTTGAAGGTCTAGAGCAGATAACGTGTGACTGGTTGCAAGGTCAGCTGATCATCAACTTGTTCAGAGAAGTGGACGAAGAGTTTCTTGCTGAACTCAAAAGCGGTCTGAAAACTTTGGCGGAGTCGCCACTTTGGTTAGACAAACAAGGCCGGACTATGGTTCTTCAACACCGCTATGCCGATGGCGCGCCGTCTGAAGTGCTGCTTGGTGAACTTGACGCTCGCCCGGTTGTGGAAGAAAGTGGTCTGAAATACCAGCTGGATATTGGTCGTAACCAGAACTTCGGATTGTTCTTGGATATGCGTTATGGTCGTGACTGGGTGCGTGATAATGCCCAACGCAAAAACGTGCTTAACTTATTTGCATACACTTGTGGTTTTTCTGTGGCTGCTATTGCTGGTGGTGCGGATAAAGTAGTCAACGTGGATATGGCAAAAGCGTCGCTCTCAAAAGGACGCGAGAACCACAAGCTGAACGACCATAACATCAATCAAGTCAGCTTTTTGGGGCATGATATCTTTAAGTCATGGGGAAAAATTAAGAAATCTGGTCAGTACGATTTGATCATTATTGACCCGCCTTCGTTCCAAAAGGGCAGCTTCGCGCTGACTAAAGACTACAAAAAGATCCTGCGTCGATTACCTGATTTACTAGCGGAAGGGGGACAAGTTCTTGCTTGTGTAAACTCGCCATCAGTGACCAGTGACTTCTTGATTGAAAGCATGCAAGAGGAAGCGCCAGAGCTGACTTTCCGTGAGCGTCTAGATAACCCGCCGGAGTTTATGGACGTTGACAGTGAATCTGCACTGAAAGTGTTGCTGTTTAGCTAG
- a CDS encoding hybrid-cluster NAD(P)-dependent oxidoreductase: MFFEWQGNQPVTLRCIDKYFETPDTVSLRLADLSESLLFEFKAGQFINLGIEVDNKMEYRAYSLSSLPGADHLQLTVKRVDGGKVSNFIIDKLLIGDTVQALPPAGEFNCIDHPPKVHQGQKKALLVSAGCGTTPVFAMAKQWLSNKQDIDIEFLHIARSQQETIYFDLLETYNSVYPNFKLKLLLKNRGETLHPEGRLDAHWLQTLVPDFKDRTVYLCGPNQFMLDVQGYLSELGFDMENFCQESFTPAASEPSEVYSESASIYVPDFAQTLEAQKGEVLADALENASLPLIVACRSGICGSCKCKVNKGEVSSTSQETLTPEEIDQGYVLACSSTVESDLDVQIG; the protein is encoded by the coding sequence ATGTTTTTTGAATGGCAAGGCAATCAACCTGTCACACTACGTTGTATCGATAAATACTTCGAAACCCCTGACACGGTAAGTCTAAGATTGGCGGATTTATCCGAGTCACTTTTGTTCGAATTTAAAGCGGGTCAGTTCATCAATCTCGGTATTGAAGTTGATAACAAGATGGAGTATCGCGCTTACTCGCTGAGCTCTTTACCTGGTGCTGACCACCTTCAACTGACTGTCAAGCGTGTGGACGGCGGCAAAGTTTCTAACTTTATCATCGACAAACTTTTGATTGGCGATACCGTACAAGCGCTTCCACCAGCGGGTGAGTTTAACTGTATTGACCATCCACCCAAGGTGCATCAAGGTCAAAAGAAAGCATTACTGGTCAGTGCTGGCTGTGGAACTACACCGGTGTTTGCTATGGCAAAACAGTGGCTGAGCAACAAACAGGATATTGATATCGAGTTCTTACATATTGCTCGTTCACAACAAGAAACCATCTATTTTGATTTGCTAGAAACGTACAACTCAGTCTACCCAAATTTTAAGTTGAAACTCTTACTCAAAAACCGCGGTGAGACACTTCATCCCGAAGGCCGATTAGATGCACATTGGTTGCAAACCTTGGTGCCTGATTTTAAAGATCGAACCGTCTATCTATGTGGTCCAAATCAGTTCATGCTCGATGTTCAAGGCTACTTGAGCGAGCTAGGTTTTGACATGGAGAACTTCTGTCAAGAGAGCTTCACGCCAGCAGCCAGTGAACCATCAGAAGTATACTCTGAATCTGCCAGTATTTACGTGCCCGACTTTGCGCAAACCCTAGAGGCACAAAAAGGTGAAGTGCTTGCCGATGCTTTAGAAAATGCAAGTTTACCACTTATCGTGGCTTGTCGAAGCGGTATTTGTGGCTCTTGCAAGTGTAAAGTGAACAAAGGCGAAGTTTCATCTACTAGCCAAGAGACATTGACACCGGAAGAGATTGATCAAGGCTATGTCCTTGCGTGCTCGTCAACGGTTGAATCGGATCTCGACGTACAGATTGGTTAA
- the hcp gene encoding hydroxylamine reductase, protein MFCIQCEQTIQTPAVKGCSFAQGMCGKTSEVSDLQDVLVYTLQGVSFWASQALKFNIVNDEINQWAPKAFFSTLTNVNFDPERILELTSQAAMFKAILKEQAVSAATLANEELVNIPAVANFELPNSAEAILAFAPQVAVNRGKDQVHEDVIGLRLLCLYGLKGAAAYMEHARVLEQTNNHIYAEYHEIMAWLGTDPEDLGELLECSMRIGLMNYKVMEMLDQGETATFGHPEPTTVNVKPVKGKCILVSGHDLHDLEKILQQTEGKGINVYTNGEMLPAHGYPELKKYPHLVGNYGSAWQNQQKEFANFPGAIVMTSNCLLNPNTGQYADRLFTRSIVGWPGVAHLEGDDFRQVIECALAQEGFKHDEIEHNITVGFGRNALMNAAPAVIDQVKQGNIKHFFLVGGCDGDKSERSYYTDFTAEAPEDTLILTLACGKYRFNKNTFGDINGIPRLLDVGQCNDAYSAIQLALALAKEFDCDINELPLTLVLSWFEQKAIVILLTLFALGVKGIYTGPTAPAFLTPNLIAIIQEKFDMRSISNVQDDLKAILAA, encoded by the coding sequence ATGTTCTGTATTCAATGTGAACAGACAATTCAAACCCCTGCTGTTAAAGGCTGTTCTTTTGCACAAGGTATGTGTGGCAAGACTTCCGAAGTCTCTGACCTGCAAGACGTGTTAGTTTACACGCTGCAAGGGGTTTCTTTTTGGGCATCACAAGCACTTAAATTCAACATCGTTAACGATGAAATCAACCAATGGGCTCCGAAAGCATTCTTCTCTACGTTAACCAACGTGAACTTCGACCCAGAGCGCATCCTAGAACTGACGTCTCAAGCGGCTATGTTCAAAGCCATTTTGAAAGAGCAAGCAGTCTCTGCTGCAACGTTAGCAAACGAAGAGTTAGTCAACATCCCAGCTGTCGCCAACTTTGAGCTTCCTAACAGCGCTGAAGCGATCTTAGCCTTCGCTCCTCAAGTTGCTGTCAACCGCGGTAAAGACCAGGTACACGAAGACGTAATCGGTCTACGTCTACTTTGCCTGTATGGCCTAAAGGGTGCTGCAGCATACATGGAACACGCGCGCGTACTTGAGCAAACCAACAACCACATTTATGCGGAATACCATGAAATCATGGCATGGCTTGGCACAGACCCAGAAGATCTAGGCGAGCTACTGGAGTGCTCTATGCGTATTGGTTTGATGAACTACAAAGTAATGGAAATGCTAGACCAAGGCGAAACTGCAACCTTTGGTCATCCAGAACCGACTACAGTTAACGTTAAGCCAGTTAAAGGCAAGTGTATTTTAGTATCAGGCCATGATCTGCATGACCTAGAGAAAATTCTGCAACAAACCGAAGGTAAAGGCATTAACGTATACACCAATGGTGAAATGTTACCTGCACACGGCTACCCTGAGTTGAAAAAATACCCTCACCTAGTCGGTAACTACGGTAGCGCTTGGCAAAACCAACAGAAAGAATTCGCCAACTTCCCTGGCGCAATCGTCATGACATCAAACTGTCTGTTAAACCCAAATACTGGCCAGTACGCCGACCGCCTGTTTACTCGTAGCATTGTAGGTTGGCCTGGCGTTGCACACCTTGAAGGAGATGACTTCAGACAAGTGATCGAATGTGCACTAGCACAGGAAGGCTTCAAACATGACGAAATCGAACACAACATCACTGTTGGTTTTGGTCGTAATGCGTTAATGAATGCAGCTCCTGCTGTCATCGACCAAGTGAAACAAGGTAACATAAAGCACTTCTTCCTAGTTGGTGGTTGTGACGGTGATAAATCAGAACGTAGCTACTACACGGATTTCACTGCCGAAGCACCAGAAGATACGCTAATCCTTACCCTAGCGTGCGGTAAATACCGCTTCAACAAAAACACCTTTGGTGATATCAACGGCATCCCTCGCCTATTAGATGTGGGTCAATGTAACGATGCGTACTCTGCGATTCAGCTTGCACTTGCACTGGCGAAAGAGTTCGACTGCGACATCAATGAATTGCCACTCACACTGGTGCTTTCTTGGTTTGAGCAAAAAGCAATCGTGATCTTACTGACGCTATTCGCTCTGGGCGTGAAAGGCATTTACACTGGCCCAACAGCGCCAGCCTTCCTCACGCCTAACCTAATCGCGATCATCCAAGAAAAGTTTGATATGCGCAGCATTAGTAATGTGCAAGATGATCTAAAAGCTATCCTAGCAGCGTAA
- the norR gene encoding nitric oxide reductase transcriptional regulator NorR — translation MSPTVDHVLLNIALNLSSNRSHKQQYQSLIDGVAQVFPCDATCLFIFDEAGFLTPVAVRGLSNSVLGRRYFPKAHPRLEAIIHSREPVRFDADCSLPDPFDGTLLAEEQCIDVHDCMGFSLYVEGQLVGALTMDALTIGAFDDIDPVAIETFAALTAATLRNIAQVKALKAQNQKQKNVTQTLIQQARSQHGDMVGLSPQISQLRNNIATVAQSDYAVLITGETGTGKELVAHAVHAQSHRSDKPMIYVNCAALPEGLAESELFGHTKGAFTGANSHRAGKFELADGGTIFLDEVGELPLILQAKLLRVIQQGELQRVGSDQNLMVNVRIIAATNRQLENEVETGTFRADLFHRLNVFPIHVPPLRAREGDIPVLAGYLLEKVRQQFNAPNLHVHPKALIQLESSPWYGNVRELEHTLTRAALHAIQQGASTILLNHFDTSLAENDVKNTSHYLPNESHPMRELVERYQCDLIEHALSQSGGVWAKAAEFLQMDRGNLYRMGKKLGINK, via the coding sequence ATGTCACCGACTGTTGACCACGTTTTACTTAATATTGCACTGAACCTCAGCTCTAACCGTTCTCATAAGCAGCAATATCAAAGCCTCATTGACGGTGTTGCTCAAGTCTTTCCATGCGATGCGACTTGTCTGTTTATATTCGATGAAGCTGGCTTTCTGACACCTGTCGCGGTGAGAGGGCTATCCAACTCAGTATTGGGACGTCGCTACTTCCCCAAAGCACATCCACGCTTAGAGGCCATCATTCATAGTCGTGAACCCGTTCGCTTTGACGCCGACTGCTCACTGCCTGATCCCTTTGACGGTACACTATTAGCTGAAGAGCAATGTATTGATGTTCATGATTGCATGGGATTTAGTTTGTATGTGGAGGGGCAACTGGTAGGCGCGTTAACTATGGACGCACTCACTATTGGCGCGTTTGACGATATTGATCCCGTTGCGATCGAAACATTTGCAGCTTTGACAGCTGCAACACTACGTAACATCGCTCAGGTCAAAGCACTTAAGGCACAGAATCAGAAGCAAAAAAATGTCACGCAAACTCTTATCCAACAAGCTCGATCTCAACATGGAGATATGGTTGGTTTAAGCCCTCAAATCAGTCAATTACGTAATAACATTGCTACTGTTGCTCAATCGGATTACGCCGTGTTAATTACTGGTGAAACAGGAACAGGCAAAGAACTGGTTGCCCACGCAGTACACGCTCAATCCCATCGTAGTGATAAACCGATGATATACGTCAACTGTGCAGCTTTGCCTGAAGGACTAGCAGAAAGCGAGCTGTTTGGTCATACAAAAGGAGCGTTTACTGGCGCAAACAGCCACCGCGCCGGTAAGTTTGAACTCGCAGATGGCGGGACCATTTTCCTCGATGAAGTCGGTGAACTACCGCTGATTTTACAGGCAAAATTACTACGAGTGATTCAGCAAGGAGAGCTGCAACGTGTGGGTAGTGACCAGAATTTGATGGTTAATGTCCGAATTATCGCCGCAACGAACCGACAACTGGAAAACGAGGTGGAGACAGGTACCTTTCGGGCTGATCTTTTTCACCGCTTAAATGTATTCCCAATCCATGTTCCACCACTTCGTGCCCGTGAAGGTGATATTCCTGTCTTAGCGGGATACCTGCTAGAAAAAGTGCGCCAGCAGTTCAATGCACCAAATCTGCATGTACACCCGAAGGCCCTGATTCAACTAGAGTCTTCGCCTTGGTACGGAAACGTCCGTGAACTGGAACATACACTCACACGCGCCGCTTTGCACGCAATTCAACAAGGCGCAAGCACCATCTTGCTAAACCATTTTGATACGTCACTGGCTGAAAATGATGTAAAAAACACATCACACTATCTTCCTAACGAAAGTCACCCCATGCGTGAACTCGTTGAGCGCTATCAATGTGATTTAATTGAACATGCTTTAAGCCAATCAGGAGGAGTTTGGGCAAAAGCGGCAGAGTTTCTGCAAATGGATCGCGGTAACTTATACCGGATGGGAAAAAAGCTCGGGATCAATAAATAG
- a CDS encoding glycine zipper 2TM domain-containing protein: MKKHVKVAMMIALTIFTLGGCTSPNPYGDAYGSADTRKVQQVYYGTVVKAEPVTIDASTQANAIGTVAGAAIGGILGSGVGGGSGSDIAAIGGGLLGGYLGSKTAEETAKRNGVNLTIKLEDGKMIAIVQEANPNMIFQPGQAVQINMYGSEARVVPR, from the coding sequence ATGAAAAAACACGTCAAGGTAGCCATGATGATAGCGCTTACCATATTCACGTTAGGAGGCTGTACTTCTCCTAATCCGTACGGTGATGCATATGGCTCTGCAGACACTCGTAAAGTTCAGCAGGTTTACTACGGAACCGTGGTAAAAGCGGAACCGGTGACCATTGATGCCTCCACTCAAGCCAACGCGATTGGCACAGTAGCTGGCGCAGCCATTGGCGGGATTTTAGGCTCCGGCGTTGGTGGTGGGTCAGGTTCTGATATTGCAGCCATTGGTGGCGGTCTGTTAGGTGGTTATCTAGGAAGCAAAACCGCTGAAGAAACCGCGAAGCGAAACGGTGTCAACCTAACAATAAAATTAGAAGATGGGAAAATGATCGCAATTGTGCAAGAGGCGAATCCAAATATGATTTTTCAACCGGGTCAAGCGGTTCAAATCAATATGTATGGTAGCGAAGCCAGAGTTGTACCTCGCTAA
- a CDS encoding CDP-alcohol phosphatidyltransferase family protein, translated as MLDSFSIKVIRWPLTQTAKFVDKCGITANQTTLFGFAVGCLAFPALITEHYLLALMFIGLNRVCDGLDGALARIQGITDSGGFLDISLDFLFYSLIPFGFVLANPEQNAIAGAFLIFSFVGTGSSFLAFAVMAGKQGIDNPVYKHKSLYYMSGLTEGTETIGAFIAFCIFPQYFAVIAYVFGAACWFTTFTRIYSGFHTLKDK; from the coding sequence ATGCTTGATAGCTTTAGTATTAAAGTCATACGGTGGCCACTTACTCAAACCGCTAAGTTCGTCGATAAATGCGGAATAACAGCAAACCAAACCACGTTATTTGGCTTTGCCGTTGGCTGTTTGGCCTTCCCTGCCCTTATCACCGAGCACTATTTGCTTGCCCTGATGTTTATAGGTCTGAACCGAGTCTGCGACGGTCTTGACGGCGCGTTGGCAAGAATTCAGGGAATCACTGATTCAGGCGGCTTCCTTGATATCAGCTTAGACTTTCTGTTTTACTCCCTGATTCCATTCGGGTTTGTACTCGCTAACCCCGAGCAAAATGCCATCGCTGGCGCTTTTTTGATTTTCTCTTTCGTAGGAACGGGAAGTAGCTTTCTGGCCTTTGCGGTCATGGCGGGAAAACAAGGTATTGATAACCCAGTTTATAAACACAAATCACTTTACTACATGAGCGGTTTAACCGAAGGCACGGAGACGATTGGAGCTTTTATAGCGTTTTGCATTTTTCCCCAATATTTTGCCGTGATTGCCTATGTTTTCGGCGCTGCTTGTTGGTTCACAACCTTTACGCGTATCTACTCCGGTTTTCATACACTCAAAGACAAATAA
- a CDS encoding ATP-binding cassette domain-containing protein, with protein MSLCLKNLAIRKANGDTLFSAFNLSIEEGEIVTLMGPSGCGKSTLLDVIAGHLSDEFVYSGSVTLDEDTLDAVPAHKRKVGILFQDDMLFPHLTVWENLAFALPDSVKGSARKEHAMQALKNISLTKVANSFPDQISGGQRARIALTRMLLAQPKAALLDEPYSKLDKDLRVQFRNWVVEQLKQANIPTLMVTHDEDDIPEGSRCINWPWEAQNA; from the coding sequence ATGAGTCTTTGTCTCAAAAACCTCGCCATCCGTAAGGCAAATGGCGACACGCTTTTCTCCGCGTTTAATCTCAGCATAGAGGAAGGAGAAATTGTCACCCTGATGGGGCCAAGTGGGTGCGGCAAATCTACGTTGTTAGATGTCATTGCCGGCCACCTGTCTGACGAATTCGTCTATTCCGGTTCTGTCACACTCGATGAAGACACGCTGGATGCCGTGCCTGCACATAAACGTAAGGTCGGTATCCTATTTCAAGATGACATGCTCTTCCCGCATTTGACCGTGTGGGAAAACCTCGCCTTTGCATTACCGGATTCCGTCAAAGGTTCCGCGAGAAAAGAACATGCAATGCAGGCGCTGAAAAACATCTCATTAACCAAAGTAGCCAACTCCTTCCCTGATCAGATATCGGGAGGGCAGCGTGCGCGTATCGCACTGACAAGGATGCTGCTTGCACAACCTAAAGCGGCGCTGTTAGATGAGCCGTACAGTAAGCTTGATAAAGACCTTAGGGTTCAATTTAGAAACTGGGTAGTGGAGCAGCTTAAACAAGCCAATATCCCGACGTTAATGGTGACACATGATGAAGATGACATTCCTGAAGGCAGCCGCTGTATAAACTGGCCTTGGGAGGCTCAGAATGCTTGA